The window CTCCGTCGTGGCGGGCGCGTCGCCGACACCCGCGCCGATGAAGTGGTACTGGCTCGTGAGCGTCTGGAGGACGTTGCTCGCCTGGCCGGAGACGCCCGTCCCGTTGAGCACGCGCACGCTGATCTGCTGCGGGTGGACGTCCTTCGGCGCGGGCGGGGGACCGCCGAACGTGCGGAGCCGCTGGAACAGCTCGTCCGCGTCGGGCTGCTGCAGCGCCAACCCGTTCCCCGACTCGCGCACGGGGAGCGTCAACGTCGCGAACGTCGACGGGTCCGACGGGTTGACGTCGCGGAACGCGCGCACCAGCGCGAGCAGCTCACCGTGGTTCTGGGCCAGGCTCGCGTCGACGGTCAGCTTGGACACGATGCTGTCCGCGATGTCGTTCGCGGCGAAGACGTCCTTCTCGGCCTTCTTGAAGGCGAGCGTCGCGAGCTGACGGATGAACCCCTGTTGGCGCGCGATGCGGTCGAGGTCCGCGCGGGGGCTCGCGTCACGCCACTTCCCGTCCTCGTAGTAGAGGAGGTGGCGCGAGCGGACGTACTGGAGCGCGGTCTGCCCGTTGAGCTCCTGGGTGCCGGAGGCCGGGATGTACAGCCCGGTGCAGGGGTCGTACGCGGGCGCCGGGAACACGATCGGCACGTGACCGATCGCGTCGACGATGCCCGAGAACGAGTCGAACCCGACCTCGATGTAGTGCTGGATGTCGACGTTGAAGTTGAGCTTGATCGTGTCGATCAGCCGCTGCGGCCCGGCGTTGAACGCGGCGTTGATCTTCGTCCGCCCCATCCCGGGAACGTTCACGATCGTGTCGCGCGGGAGCGAGACGACGAGCATCCGCTTCTGCGACGGATCGACGTGGGCGATCATGATCGTGTCCGAGCGTTGACCGCCCTCCTGCTGCGCGCTGCCGAACGCCTGTGCCTGTGCCGCGTTGTTGACGAAGGCGCGCGAGTCGGACCCGATGACGAGGAAGTTGCCGGAGTTCGCGGCAGGCTCGTGCGAGAGCGTGAGCCCCTTGCGCGTCTTGATGCGCGACAGCTTCTGGTCGACGCTCGTCCGCATCCCGACGACGCCGCCGGCGATGACCACGAAGCACAGGCCGAGCGCGAGGACGTAGCGCCGCGCGAAGTTGATCCACGAGAACTGGGGCCAGGTGCGCGCGCCGTTCCCGCGCCCCGCGCGCCCGCGTGCCCCGCGGCGTTCACGGCGCGTCGTCATGCCGCGCCCGACTCCTCGATGCCGGCGAGGAGGTCCGCGATCGCGCCCAGCGACGCATCGAGGATCGCGGCCGTGCGGCGGTAGACGTCGAGCGGCTGGCCGACCGGGTCGTCGACCTCGTCCTGGGGGTGGCCGACCGGACGGTCGGGTTCGCGAAGGGCAGCC is drawn from Acidimicrobiia bacterium and contains these coding sequences:
- a CDS encoding LCP family protein, whose product is MTTRRERRGARGRAGRGNGARTWPQFSWINFARRYVLALGLCFVVIAGGVVGMRTSVDQKLSRIKTRKGLTLSHEPAANSGNFLVIGSDSRAFVNNAAQAQAFGSAQQEGGQRSDTIMIAHVDPSQKRMLVVSLPRDTIVNVPGMGRTKINAAFNAGPQRLIDTIKLNFNVDIQHYIEVGFDSFSGIVDAIGHVPIVFPAPAYDPCTGLYIPASGTQELNGQTALQYVRSRHLLYYEDGKWRDASPRADLDRIARQQGFIRQLATLAFKKAEKDVFAANDIADSIVSKLTVDASLAQNHGELLALVRAFRDVNPSDPSTFATLTLPVRESGNGLALQQPDADELFQRLRTFGGPPPAPKDVHPQQISVRVLNGTGVSGQASNVLQTLTSQYHFIGAGVGDAPATTETEVHYRPQQLDSARVVQLYLGGVGRLVDDPNLTDSTVVVVLGTDFKAVLPPAVLYAVTLDQIASTPSTSTTTTTTTGVVAPKPPTYLSKQECAP